The genomic segment CCTCTTCTTTCATGACTGTCTTCCCAACGGCTGTGATGGCTCCGTCCTCATCTCATCCACTCCCTTCAACAAAGCCGAGCGCGATGCCGATATCAACCTCTCTCTCCCCGGCGACGCCTTTGATGTTATCGTTCGGGCTAAGACCGCTCTCGAGCT from the Cucurbita pepo subsp. pepo cultivar mu-cu-16 unplaced genomic scaffold, ASM280686v2 Cp4.1_scaffold016206, whole genome shotgun sequence genome contains:
- the LOC111787385 gene encoding LOW QUALITY PROTEIN: uncharacterized protein LOC111787385 (The sequence of the model RefSeq protein was modified relative to this genomic sequence to represent the inferred CDS: substituted 1 base at 1 genomic stop codon), producing the protein MSVQETVLGHSSSRAVLARTITSKASPGRERLISASRSALLKGVDEMRTEPSQPLGRQSXKKRRRVPAAVEGLVICLLVTVSCIIWLNLGQDFR